AAGGTGAAGTGAACAAAGAAGGGTCTTTCGAATTAGAGAAGTTAGATATGTTGGAAGTAGACATGGAGTGGGGCAACGAGGATGGTATCAGTTACGGCAAGGCGGTTGCAAAGACGATAAGAGCGGTTCAAGAGTCAATGCTTGCTTCACACTTCGGAGAAGAGATTTTGGACAAGCTGTTTGATACATATGGTAGAATAATTGACGAGGAGGTTGCTAAGGAAGACATAAAACACATCACATTTTTTGTTGTCCTGAGAAGGAAGCTCTGAAACATTGACAATCGAAGAAGAGAGCCCTCCCTTTCCACGTAACCAAAGGGAGATTACTATTCAGACTTCCACTAAACGGCACCGTTAGACTGCACATCATCTAtagtaaaaccaaaaaaaaatttaaactttttttatagTCAAACCAAAACTGTTTGACGTTTGGCTTTCAGGCTCGTCTAGTGTTTGCTTTTGAAACTTTTAGTGTTCCCAGAAACATACAATTTTGCTTCCAATATTTGTATTCTTATAAATCAAATGAATGAATCGATAAttataatatacaaatatcatcacaaatttaaagatataaacTCATTTGAACTAAACGAAGACTTAAAACTTTCTTGATTTTCATTTCCCATATATTCATTATCTACTTGTAATAAATAACAGGAGCATTAGATCTAGCATCCCACATGCCACCTTCTTTCAAATACTCAAGATACCTAGAAAACTCAGGCTTCCTAGTCGTTGACTTCATCTTCTTTCCGTATAAAAAGCTAAAGATAGGGTGGCTAAATTTGCTTGTTGGTTTGACTTTCTTGGATTTTTGACGAGGAATTTCCTCGAGGATGGTCGGAGCACCACCGGCACCAAGCTTTATAGATGGAGCGTAGTAAGGAACACTTGTCGATCTTCTTAGCTTGGCTCCGAGTACGCTGAAAGTTGAATCATCACTTACTCGCTCGTAGGCTCCACTACGGCTTCTTGTCCTAGTGCTAAAGCTTCTTAGCATTTGCATCTCTTGATTGTCTTAATTAACTGTGAAATGTAGAGAAGTCTACAAGATGATGTAAAGAGAGGAAGTGAAGAGAAGGTTTAGTGGTtgcttttttgttgttgtgaacTTGTAATGGACAAAAGGTTCATCTGTGTTGTTATATATGGAGATATGATGAGTTTTTATGGTTGTTTCTTATTccttccgtttcatattaagtgtcgttttaaagaattattttcgttacaaaataagtgaggttttcgattttcaatgcaaaatttattaattttatgcaaaatttatttttctattggttaaaatatggttagttgtataggtaatagtgttttttattgaaaatgtacaaaattaattgtttctttaATCCGTGTGTCGAAATATAACGAATCTGAGGGAGTATTTAATTTGAACGTAGAAATGGTCAGAGTTTGGCTGCCAGTTCGAAAagtccaaatatttttttatgttttagttaataGAAATTGAATGATAAGAGGGATGGACTCCTTGAGGTTCTTTGACTTTTCAAATCTATCGAAACGCAATCCTTGACCTGATCATCATCAATGAACTTCCACGAGACTCGGTTTATATTACATTAACAGAATTAGCATCTGAAAATAACACGATTTTCAGACACAGTCTCCcgttctctctcttctctctcttttctcccaAAGTTTCAGAAGGTGTTCTTCATGCTTTGCTCCGGCGTTGGTTTCTCCGACGTCGGAGGCTGTCTTTTCTCTTAGATCTAGTTTTATCATTGCTTCCTGATTCTAACAAGATCCATTTTCGATATGTTCTGGGATTTTGGGTGTTTCAACGCCGGTAAGTGTCGGGTTCTGCTCCGTGGAGAACTAGCTTCACCGGTGGGTTGAGCTTTCTGGTGTTCCGACGAGTTGGTGTGAGCTTGGTAGAGCAAGGGAGTCGGCTTTTGGGTAGTCTCACCGACAGATCTGGTTTTCTCCTTCAGACTTTTGCGGTGCTCTCCATGTTTAGGTGATGCGCGAGGTTCATGACGGACTCGTCCAGTGTTCTTGTAAACATTTCTTATTCAAAGTTGGGTCTTTGTGGTGGAGTGGACGAGCGGGAATTGGGGGTCTTGTCCTTGCAGCGGTTGTGATACGCCCTAAAATAGGGAAGGATCACTCGACCGGACTAaagggatatgaactcgccaaaagggagaactgatggattgaacggtgacacaatgggttgcggatggcccaatgatactaccagacttcagttggtgcttgatatgactcacaagtccaccaaaagaagGATTTCTAAACGTTGCCTGATATGACGCACAGGTCCAACGAATTAGAGGCTGTTTActcggagataacctcaccaagaaacaaagaagtgttctacaaagaacaaatagataaactcaaataaaagggGGAAAAAGCTTCCcttatttcgtggctcttaggccctatatataggattacaagttgtagaaatccaaagaagaatgtgctaaaaacaagacatggaaactagaaatgaagactttgactaaagaccgaaattaatgatttttgttgaattctttttcccatgcacgaccaagacttccttgctgactccctcttggcattcttgatgagaatgggcttgaaatggactgaggaaaggtctggtcgaatttggtgtaaaaccgacccaaattgaatttgttatgaatttttctttgggctgaaaaatgctcatttcgcccagcaactaaaccagctccatcttcagtgtcacttagctcattcagctccaagctagtatcacttagctcactcagctcatctagcTCATCTACTATCACTTCAGCTGGTTTCAGCTCAAGCATACTCTCT
The window above is part of the Brassica napus cultivar Da-Ae chromosome C3, Da-Ae, whole genome shotgun sequence genome. Proteins encoded here:
- the BNAC03G76620D gene encoding uncharacterized protein BNAC03G76620D — translated: MQMLRSFSTRTRSRSGAYERVSDDSTFSVLGAKLRRSTSVPYYAPSIKLGAGGAPTILEEIPRQKSKKVKPTSKFSHPIFSFLYGKKMKSTTRKPEFSRYLEYLKEGGMWDARSNAPVIYYK